Proteins from a genomic interval of Pantanalinema sp.:
- a CDS encoding HAMP domain-containing sensor histidine kinase, whose translation MRSQFCSKLSRLSALVRQRAALHANCRTGATDPNGAVPIEQQLRVLEQLRRNLLSNVAHELRTPLSGILGYGELLEEELEERLNDEQRSFMRQILSEGYHLRDLINTMLDMSQLATGTMELDRQPLSLELLAQQACEQYRKLASPKEIVLTCLIEDNLPFVYADPSRAFQVLGHLLTNALKFTPAGGTVALRARLEPSDGRAMVRVEVTDSGIGISPEKLPMLFSSFFQADPSATRTFGGLGLGLSLSKNLIELQGGHIWANSTPGEGSTFGFTLPVWRESDEVLE comes from the coding sequence GTGAGGTCGCAGTTCTGCTCGAAACTGAGCCGCCTGAGCGCCCTGGTCCGGCAACGCGCCGCCCTCCACGCCAACTGCCGCACCGGGGCGACGGATCCGAACGGCGCCGTCCCCATCGAGCAGCAGCTCAGGGTCCTCGAGCAGCTGCGGCGCAACCTGCTCTCCAACGTGGCCCACGAGCTGCGCACGCCCCTCTCGGGGATCCTCGGCTACGGGGAGCTGCTCGAGGAGGAGCTGGAGGAGCGCCTGAACGACGAGCAGCGCAGCTTCATGCGCCAGATCCTGAGCGAGGGCTACCACCTGCGGGATCTGATCAACACCATGCTCGACATGAGCCAGCTGGCGACCGGCACCATGGAGCTCGATCGCCAGCCGCTCTCCCTCGAGCTCCTGGCACAGCAGGCGTGCGAGCAATACCGAAAGCTCGCCTCTCCCAAGGAGATCGTCCTCACCTGCCTGATCGAGGACAACCTCCCCTTCGTGTACGCCGACCCCTCGCGAGCCTTCCAGGTCCTGGGGCACCTGCTGACCAACGCCCTCAAGTTCACCCCCGCGGGCGGCACCGTCGCGCTGAGGGCCCGGCTCGAGCCGAGCGACGGCCGAGCGATGGTCAGGGTCGAGGTGACGGACTCGGGAATCGGGATCAGCCCGGAAAAGCTCCCCATGCTCTTCAGCAGCTTCTTCCAGGCCGATCCCAGCGCCACCCGGACGTTCGGGGGCCTGGGCCTCGGACTTTCGCTCTCCAAGAACCTGATCGAGCTGCAAGGGGGCCACATCTGGGCGAACAGCACCCCGGGCGAGGGCAGCACCTTCGGCTTCACCCTCCCGGTCTGGCGGGAGTCGGACGAGGTGCTAGAATAA
- a CDS encoding ABC transporter substrate-binding protein, with product MNEKVNARRTRLVALILGLFVALSGCATAPRTNKRSEEPRYGGVLIYAKGKDATRLDPADINEAESATVTENIFNGLVRFKKDSTAIEPALATRWDVSEGGKTYTFYLREGVRFHDGTPFDARAVKLSFDRQAHPRPGQVFEYWANFFAPTVRDVTVLGPLAVRIRLKAPDATFLSNLAIASMAILSPAALAKWGVDVARHPVGTGAFRFVKWVPGERLVLEANPDYWDGRPYLDKLIFKPVSENAVRLLELEVGEVHGMDGINPDDVERIEANPELVFHSQAGLNVGYLALNNLKPPFHDARVRRAVAMAIDKPSLVRAFFANGKLGEGAVVPMPPTVWGYNRRLSDLPHDPAAARRLLAEAGYPHGFDMELWSLPVVRPYMPQGQRTAEAIQESLAQVGIRARITTYEWGTYLDKVGKGDHQAALIGWVGDFADPDNFLYTLLDAANARPGGSATNYSFYRGEAVHKLLTRARTTLDPLARARLYEKAQALIQHDMPMVPLFHAKQLAAFRTDIRGFSLHPTGTKYFERVWLAD from the coding sequence GTGAACGAAAAGGTCAACGCCCGTCGAACGCGCCTCGTCGCCCTGATCCTGGGCCTTTTCGTGGCCCTCTCGGGCTGCGCGACGGCCCCACGAACAAACAAGCGCTCGGAAGAGCCGCGCTACGGCGGCGTCCTGATCTACGCCAAGGGCAAGGACGCCACCCGGCTCGACCCGGCGGACATCAACGAGGCCGAGAGCGCGACCGTCACCGAGAACATCTTCAACGGCCTGGTGCGCTTCAAGAAGGACTCGACGGCCATCGAGCCGGCGCTCGCCACGCGCTGGGACGTCTCGGAGGGCGGCAAGACCTACACCTTCTACCTGAGAGAGGGCGTGCGCTTCCACGACGGCACCCCCTTCGACGCCCGTGCGGTCAAGCTCTCCTTCGACCGTCAGGCCCACCCCCGGCCGGGCCAGGTCTTCGAGTACTGGGCCAACTTCTTCGCGCCCACCGTCCGGGACGTGACGGTGCTCGGGCCCCTTGCGGTGCGCATCCGGCTCAAGGCCCCCGACGCCACCTTCCTCAGCAACCTCGCGATCGCCTCGATGGCCATCCTCTCGCCCGCGGCCCTCGCGAAGTGGGGGGTGGACGTGGCGCGCCACCCGGTGGGCACCGGGGCGTTCCGGTTCGTGAAGTGGGTGCCGGGCGAGCGCCTGGTGCTCGAGGCCAACCCCGACTACTGGGACGGCCGCCCCTACCTGGACAAGCTCATCTTCAAGCCGGTGAGCGAGAACGCGGTGCGGCTCCTCGAGCTCGAGGTCGGCGAGGTCCACGGCATGGACGGGATCAACCCCGACGACGTGGAGCGGATCGAGGCCAACCCCGAGCTGGTGTTCCACTCCCAGGCCGGCCTCAACGTGGGTTACCTGGCCCTGAACAACCTCAAGCCCCCCTTCCACGACGCGCGGGTGCGCCGGGCCGTCGCCATGGCCATCGACAAGCCGAGCCTGGTCAGGGCCTTCTTCGCGAACGGCAAGCTGGGCGAGGGGGCGGTGGTGCCCATGCCCCCGACCGTCTGGGGCTACAACCGACGCCTTTCGGATCTGCCCCACGACCCCGCGGCGGCGAGGCGCCTCCTGGCCGAGGCCGGCTACCCGCACGGCTTCGACATGGAGCTGTGGAGCCTGCCGGTGGTGAGGCCCTACATGCCCCAGGGCCAGCGCACGGCCGAGGCCATCCAGGAGAGCCTCGCCCAGGTCGGCATCCGCGCGAGGATCACGACCTACGAGTGGGGCACCTACCTGGACAAGGTGGGCAAGGGCGACCACCAGGCAGCTCTCATCGGGTGGGTGGGCGACTTCGCCGACCCCGACAACTTCCTCTACACCCTGCTCGACGCGGCCAACGCCCGGCCCGGGGGGAGCGCGACCAACTACTCGTTCTACCGGGGCGAGGCGGTCCACAAGCTCCTGACCCGGGCCCGCACCACCCTGGATCCGCTCGCTCGCGCTCGCCTCTACGAAAAGGCCCAGGCCCTCATCCAGCACGACATGCCCATGGTGCCGCTCTTCCACGCCAAGCAGCTCGCCGCGTTCCGCACCGACATCAGGGGCTTCTCGCTCCACCCCACCGGCACGAAGTACTTCGAGCGGGTGTGGCTTGCCGACTAG